The proteins below are encoded in one region of Pseudonocardia sp. DSM 110487:
- a CDS encoding polyadenylate-specific 3'-exoribonuclease AS — MRFFYDCEFIEDGTTIDLVSIGVVGEDGREFYAVSTEFDPTRAGAWVRANVLPKLPSPADQAWRSRAQLRADLLQFLTSAPGEVELWAWIAAYDHVALCQLWGAMPALPRALPRFTRELRQRWEEAGRPPLPPPTADAHDALADARLNHRRWEAIEAAVAAR; from the coding sequence ATCGAGGACGGGACGACGATCGACCTGGTGTCGATCGGCGTGGTCGGGGAGGACGGGCGCGAGTTCTACGCCGTGTCCACCGAGTTCGACCCGACCCGGGCCGGTGCATGGGTTCGCGCCAACGTGCTGCCGAAGCTGCCCTCGCCAGCCGACCAGGCATGGCGGTCACGCGCCCAGCTGCGCGCCGACCTGCTGCAGTTCCTCACCTCTGCACCAGGGGAGGTGGAGCTGTGGGCCTGGATCGCGGCGTACGACCACGTGGCGCTGTGCCAGCTGTGGGGCGCCATGCCGGCGCTGCCGCGGGCGCTGCCGCGGTTCACGCGCGAGCTGCGGCAGCGCTGGGAGGAGGCCGGGCGGCCGCCTCTACCGCCGCCCACGGCCGACGCGCACGACGCGCTCGCCGACGCGCGGCTCAACCACAGGCGGTGGGAGGCGATCGAGGCGGCGGTGGCCGCCCGCTGA
- a CDS encoding GPGG-motif small membrane protein has protein sequence MSTLLWILAVVLVVAGVFALVRGQMLWGIVLIIVGLLVGPGGVSVFT, from the coding sequence ATGTCAACCCTGTTGTGGATACTCGCCGTGGTCCTCGTCGTCGCAGGCGTGTTCGCCCTGGTGCGCGGGCAGATGCTCTGGGGAATCGTGCTCATCATCGTCGGCCTGCTGGTCGGACCGGGCGGGGTGAGCGTCTTCACCTGA